The following coding sequences lie in one Mucilaginibacter sp. KACC 22773 genomic window:
- a CDS encoding TonB-dependent receptor, with protein MSNHIHNYLQKFTLLFLFVFINILTLKADDDGNSGKINGFVKTTDGKPAAYVTVAIKGLNKSTTTIDDGSFTFVNIKPGVYTLVTSFMGTKAEQQTVTVVANQTTQVNFTLNETSAQLDEVLISSTKTINRKKLTIGKMNVAPMDLPQSVMVISSNTLAQQQSIRLSDVIRNVNGVYLYSARGNTQETFGARGYNFSSTNMFKNGFRVNSGVVPEVSSLDRIEVLKGSAALLYGNVAPGGILNMVTKKPLFEAGGKVSMTYGSYDLYRPSFDVYGPITSKLAYRLNGTYEKANSFRDNVKSEREYINPSFLYKISDKTTVIVEGDYLNYDFTPDFGTGQINNVIANVPRNRYLGASWSTGNTKQSTGTVTINHQINSLWQISGGLNYQHFNRQYQTTERVLPDATGDWGRTLNRAKTMEDYYTGQFNVTGQFNTGAIKHNILVGIDADRYNNTAYTYVAAINKVSSYWDNGTSIKPAVYDTINIFNVNKYTLRTDKPQMNPLYRILTKTNRFGAYFNDLISISDKVKVLAGIRWSYQYVAPTSVTNYYISSPALAVQAAGKEDKAFSPRVGIVYKPVDNTALFASYSNSFITNTGVDVNNKPLSPSLVDQYEAGVKNDFLNGNLSVNVTAYRIINNNLAQTAPFLADGTTVNINTNIKELVGQTKSDGVELDIAGHPVKELDLMAGYSYTNARYSKTSTSVGSNIAGQPLINVPKHTANASAFYNFYNGDLKGFKVGASVYYLGNRTAGNANTVGQTQTISRLVNVPGFTTVDASVGYAYKKVSIIGKISNIGNVLNYNVHENYSINPIAPRQFLTTVSYSF; from the coding sequence ATGTCAAATCATATACACAACTACCTGCAAAAATTTACCCTCCTCTTTCTTTTCGTATTTATAAATATTTTAACCCTTAAGGCCGATGACGATGGCAATAGCGGCAAAATTAACGGCTTTGTAAAAACGACCGATGGTAAACCTGCTGCATACGTTACTGTAGCTATAAAAGGCTTAAACAAAAGTACCACTACCATTGATGATGGTTCGTTTACCTTTGTTAACATTAAGCCGGGAGTATATACTTTAGTTACCAGCTTTATGGGCACTAAAGCCGAGCAGCAAACGGTTACCGTGGTGGCCAATCAAACTACCCAGGTAAATTTTACATTAAATGAAACTTCGGCGCAGCTGGATGAGGTGCTTATTTCATCTACAAAAACCATTAACCGTAAAAAGCTTACTATCGGTAAAATGAACGTAGCGCCTATGGATTTGCCGCAAAGCGTTATGGTTATCAGCAGCAATACGCTTGCCCAGCAGCAATCTATCAGGCTAAGTGATGTAATCAGGAATGTTAATGGCGTTTACCTGTATAGCGCCCGCGGCAATACCCAGGAAACTTTTGGTGCACGTGGCTACAATTTTTCGAGCACCAATATGTTTAAAAATGGTTTCCGGGTAAACTCCGGTGTTGTACCTGAAGTGAGTTCGCTTGACAGGATTGAGGTATTAAAGGGCAGCGCGGCTTTATTATATGGCAACGTGGCACCCGGCGGTATTTTAAATATGGTAACTAAAAAACCATTGTTTGAGGCAGGCGGTAAAGTATCTATGACGTATGGCAGCTATGATTTGTACCGCCCCTCGTTTGATGTTTATGGCCCTATCACCTCAAAACTGGCTTACCGCTTAAACGGTACTTACGAAAAAGCAAACAGTTTTCGCGATAATGTAAAATCCGAAAGGGAGTATATTAACCCATCATTCCTGTATAAAATAAGCGACAAAACAACTGTTATTGTAGAGGGCGATTACCTGAACTACGATTTTACGCCTGATTTTGGAACTGGACAAATAAATAATGTAATAGCCAATGTGCCGCGCAACCGCTACCTGGGTGCTTCATGGTCGACAGGTAATACCAAACAGTCAACCGGTACTGTAACCATTAACCATCAAATTAACAGTTTGTGGCAAATAAGCGGCGGCTTAAATTACCAGCATTTTAACAGGCAGTACCAAACAACCGAGCGTGTACTGCCCGATGCAACCGGCGATTGGGGCCGTACCCTTAACCGCGCAAAAACGATGGAAGATTATTACACCGGCCAGTTTAATGTTACCGGCCAGTTTAATACAGGCGCCATAAAACATAATATTTTAGTTGGTATTGATGCCGACAGGTACAACAACACGGCTTATACCTACGTGGCCGCCATTAATAAGGTATCAAGCTATTGGGATAATGGCACGTCAATAAAACCTGCCGTTTACGATACCATCAATATTTTTAATGTAAATAAATATACCCTGCGCACCGATAAGCCGCAGATGAACCCTTTATACCGTATCCTTACAAAAACAAACCGCTTTGGGGCTTACTTTAATGATTTGATAAGCATATCAGATAAAGTTAAAGTGTTAGCCGGTATCCGCTGGTCGTATCAGTATGTAGCGCCGACATCGGTTACCAACTATTATATTTCAAGCCCTGCTTTAGCTGTACAAGCGGCAGGTAAAGAGGATAAGGCATTTTCGCCCCGCGTCGGTATAGTTTATAAGCCTGTTGACAATACGGCTTTATTTGCAAGTTACTCCAACTCGTTTATCACTAATACGGGTGTAGATGTTAATAATAAACCACTTTCGCCATCATTGGTAGATCAGTACGAGGCCGGTGTTAAAAATGATTTTCTGAATGGTAATTTATCAGTAAATGTAACCGCATACCGTATTATTAATAATAATCTGGCCCAAACAGCGCCATTTTTGGCCGATGGTACTACGGTGAACATTAACACCAATATTAAAGAGCTTGTTGGCCAAACCAAAAGCGACGGTGTTGAACTTGATATTGCGGGACACCCGGTAAAAGAGCTTGATTTAATGGCCGGTTACAGCTACACCAACGCGCGTTATTCAAAAACATCAACATCAGTTGGCAGCAATATAGCCGGCCAGCCTTTAATTAACGTACCTAAGCACACCGCCAATGCCAGCGCATTCTACAACTTTTATAACGGCGATTTGAAAGGCTTTAAAGTAGGGGCATCCGTGTATTACCTGGGCAACCG
- a CDS encoding polysaccharide deacetylase family protein, translating to MKKLFAPLLFILLFMNCLKAQPGKTEITKWQYGRNGAVSITWDDGSINQFKVALPILNRLGIKSTFFIITGQIPGSRYQAKFIGRPLKQIIAETATIPTNKENFYERASAAGHLGLIGTLDYHYKAGSLIDDNKPEAAYKVIDELYSKVRHGDFKPGIEHNTEYNDAHGTTWAQIKRYAAQGHEFASHMVTHPRLAALDEPNMLYEMEKSRLDILHNLGLQYTFSAEGPFGTENERAVAYLSRVYPALRNRMPEPWLKEISRGSKEMPGNTDKPYVQYQRGATTKTPLPMMKAWVDTTMNRQDTWLVLTHHGVQGIGWEALPATELDEYFTYIKNHEDKLWIATFSDVTKYMRERQNANLTTGMQNGKLVIKVSHPLDKRFYNMPLTLKTYLPAGWKSAKVTQGGKTVDVRLIRDKKGDYVLYQVKASTPAIITKL from the coding sequence ATGAAAAAACTTTTCGCGCCCTTGTTGTTCATACTGTTGTTTATGAACTGTTTGAAGGCACAGCCGGGCAAAACCGAGATAACCAAATGGCAATACGGCCGCAATGGCGCGGTATCTATCACCTGGGATGATGGATCCATCAACCAGTTTAAAGTGGCGCTGCCTATTTTGAACAGGCTGGGAATTAAAAGCACGTTTTTTATTATCACGGGGCAAATACCCGGTTCCCGGTACCAGGCAAAATTTATCGGGAGGCCTTTGAAACAGATAATTGCCGAAACCGCAACAATTCCTACTAACAAAGAGAATTTTTACGAGCGTGCATCGGCAGCGGGGCACCTGGGACTTATTGGCACGCTCGACTATCATTATAAAGCTGGTTCGCTAATTGACGATAACAAACCCGAAGCGGCCTATAAGGTAATTGATGAGCTATACAGTAAAGTGCGCCATGGTGATTTTAAACCAGGTATTGAGCATAACACCGAGTACAATGATGCTCACGGCACAACCTGGGCGCAAATTAAACGATACGCTGCACAGGGGCACGAATTTGCCAGTCACATGGTTACCCACCCGCGCCTGGCCGCGCTCGACGAGCCCAATATGCTTTATGAGATGGAGAAAAGCCGGCTGGATATTTTGCATAACCTTGGCCTGCAATACACTTTTAGCGCCGAAGGGCCTTTTGGCACCGAAAACGAGCGGGCTGTAGCGTACCTAAGCAGGGTTTACCCCGCACTGCGCAACCGCATGCCCGAACCCTGGCTGAAAGAGATTAGCAGGGGGAGTAAAGAGATGCCCGGCAATACCGATAAACCTTATGTACAGTACCAGCGCGGCGCCACCACCAAAACACCGCTGCCTATGATGAAAGCCTGGGTTGATACCACCATGAACAGACAGGATACATGGCTGGTACTTACCCACCACGGCGTGCAGGGCATTGGCTGGGAGGCCTTACCTGCTACCGAGCTGGATGAGTATTTTACCTACATCAAAAACCATGAAGACAAACTTTGGATTGCCACCTTTAGCGATGTTACCAAATATATGCGTGAACGCCAAAATGCAAACCTTACCACAGGCATGCAAAATGGCAAGCTGGTAATTAAAGTAAGCCACCCGCTTGATAAGCGGTTTTACAATATGCCGCTAACGCTTAAAACCTATTTACCTGCCGGGTGGAAAAGTGCTAAGGTAACGCAAGGCGGCAAGACTGTTGATGTTAGGTTGATTCGAGATAAAAAGGGCGATTATGTGCTTTACCAGGTTAAAGCCAGTACGCCTGCGATTATAACAAAATTATAA
- a CDS encoding CocE/NonD family hydrolase — protein MKKSLLIALSFVFLTFCAYAQPKGPDADYIKANYTKYEYNVPMRDGKKLFTSVYVPKDQTKKYPIMMDRTPYSVAPYGVDAYRGSLGPSSLFVRDGYIFVYQDARGRWMSEGIFEEMTPEKEVHKTKNDVDEGTDTYDTIDWLLKNIKNNNGKVGVWGISYPGFYTTAALLSRHPALVAASPQAPMADLYRDDAFHNGAFMLTANFGFYPFFTNRQDDKPTQRRGNGFNAGTNDGYAFFMRMGSVKNSNDKYYKDTIRLWNEMLDHPNYDQHWKDRNVLYHLHDIKTAVLVTGGWYDAEDLYGAINTYKTLVKENPKTPVYFTMGPWVHGGWARGDGDHLGDIGFGGPTGPFYREKIEFAFFSHYLKGTDLNLEPVSTFETGVNQWKTYKTWPPKEAVDKSLYLLPGGKLSFDAPAAGDSFDEFVSDPNKPVPFISTIENDMKREYMTADQRFASQRPDVLTYETDVLDKDVTLAGNIWANLKVSTTGTDADWIVKVIDVYPDSTKNDKFTGKDVYLGGYQQMVRSEAMRGKFRNGFDKPEPFVPGKVTPVNFELQDVLHTFKKGHRLMVQVQSSWFPLIDRNTQQFQDIMKAKDTDFKKATHKVYTSKDEPSLLKVRVME, from the coding sequence ATGAAAAAATCTCTCCTCATAGCTTTAAGCTTTGTGTTTTTAACTTTTTGTGCTTATGCTCAGCCAAAAGGCCCCGATGCTGATTATATAAAAGCAAATTACACCAAGTACGAATACAATGTGCCCATGCGCGATGGTAAAAAGCTGTTTACATCGGTATACGTACCAAAAGATCAAACCAAAAAGTATCCCATTATGATGGATAGGACGCCATATAGCGTAGCTCCTTATGGTGTTGATGCCTACAGGGGCAGCCTTGGGCCTTCATCGTTATTTGTGCGCGATGGCTATATTTTTGTTTACCAGGACGCTCGTGGCCGTTGGATGAGCGAAGGCATTTTTGAAGAGATGACTCCCGAAAAGGAAGTGCACAAAACCAAAAATGATGTAGATGAAGGTACCGACACCTATGACACCATTGACTGGCTGCTGAAAAACATTAAAAACAACAATGGCAAAGTAGGAGTTTGGGGCATTTCGTACCCCGGGTTTTATACAACGGCTGCATTGTTAAGCCGTCATCCGGCATTGGTGGCTGCATCGCCGCAGGCGCCAATGGCCGATTTGTACCGCGATGATGCTTTTCATAATGGCGCGTTTATGCTTACCGCCAATTTTGGCTTCTACCCATTTTTTACCAACCGCCAGGATGATAAACCCACACAACGCCGTGGCAACGGATTTAACGCCGGCACAAATGATGGTTATGCCTTTTTTATGAGGATGGGATCGGTAAAAAACTCCAACGACAAATATTATAAAGATACCATTCGTTTATGGAACGAAATGCTCGATCATCCCAACTATGATCAGCATTGGAAAGATCGTAATGTACTTTACCACTTACACGATATTAAAACCGCGGTACTGGTTACCGGCGGATGGTATGATGCCGAAGACCTTTACGGCGCTATCAATACCTATAAAACACTGGTTAAAGAAAATCCTAAAACCCCGGTTTACTTTACCATGGGCCCCTGGGTGCATGGCGGTTGGGCCCGTGGCGACGGCGATCATTTAGGCGATATTGGTTTTGGCGGCCCTACAGGCCCGTTTTACCGGGAGAAAATTGAGTTTGCTTTTTTTAGCCATTATTTAAAAGGTACCGACCTTAACCTGGAACCTGTTTCGACGTTTGAAACGGGTGTTAACCAATGGAAAACTTATAAAACCTGGCCGCCGAAAGAAGCAGTTGATAAAAGCCTGTACCTGCTGCCCGGCGGCAAACTTTCATTTGATGCACCTGCGGCAGGTGATAGTTTTGACGAGTTTGTGTCTGATCCCAACAAACCGGTGCCATTTATCAGTACGATTGAAAACGATATGAAACGTGAGTATATGACCGCCGACCAGCGTTTTGCATCGCAACGCCCTGATGTGCTGACTTACGAAACCGATGTGCTTGACAAAGATGTAACCCTTGCAGGCAACATATGGGCCAACCTTAAAGTATCAACCACCGGTACAGATGCCGATTGGATAGTTAAAGTTATTGACGTATACCCCGACTCGACTAAGAACGACAAGTTTACCGGCAAGGATGTTTACCTGGGCGGCTATCAGCAAATGGTACGCAGCGAGGCCATGCGCGGTAAATTCCGCAATGGTTTTGATAAGCCCGAGCCTTTTGTACCCGGCAAAGTAACCCCTGTTAATTTTGAGTTACAGGATGTATTGCACACCTTTAAAAAAGGCCACCGCCTGATGGTGCAGGTACAAAGCAGTTGGTTTCCGCTTATTGACCGTAATACCCAGCAATTCCAGGATATTATGAAAGCTAAGGATACAGATTTTAAAAAGGCAACCCACAAGGTTTATACATCTAAAGATGAGCCAAGCCTTTTAAAGGTTAGGGTGATGGAATAA
- a CDS encoding DUF4397 domain-containing protein: MNNKHKNGLILSLFTGAPLVLLLCFIASCGKSTNITGTNTQLQVINLSPDVQPLNLYQNSIRQSATAYTYPTSSGYFTLSTITPPLQFRTATAAAVNIPFEIDTVLRSNVKYTIFLTGYLADGSIKNSILSLDTATLPPIGRAKVRFANTSPSSPGLDLRANDTLVTSTAGVKFNTLTPYVNLPTGNYNFTINVHTTPTKTEYTLSNVSLLDGRAYTIYTQGIVGRADSVAFGAAVLTNNLLIKTSQ; this comes from the coding sequence ATGAATAATAAACATAAAAACGGCTTAATACTATCACTATTTACCGGCGCACCATTGGTGCTGCTGCTTTGCTTTATAGCATCGTGCGGTAAATCAACAAACATAACAGGTACAAATACGCAGTTGCAGGTCATTAATTTAAGTCCGGATGTGCAGCCTTTAAATTTATATCAAAACTCGATTAGGCAAAGCGCAACTGCATATACCTATCCAACCAGCTCGGGTTATTTTACATTGTCTACAATTACACCGCCATTGCAATTCCGTACGGCTACTGCGGCGGCTGTAAATATCCCTTTTGAAATTGATACCGTTTTAAGGAGTAATGTTAAATATACCATTTTTTTAACCGGCTACCTGGCCGATGGTAGTATAAAAAATTCCATATTATCGCTGGATACCGCTACTTTACCGCCAATAGGCAGGGCCAAGGTACGGTTTGCAAATACCTCCCCGTCATCGCCTGGTTTAGATTTAAGGGCCAATGATACGCTGGTAACCAGTACGGCAGGTGTTAAATTTAACACGCTGACACCTTACGTAAACCTGCCCACGGGCAATTATAACTTTACTATAAATGTACACACCACCCCCACAAAAACGGAATACACACTGAGCAATGTTAGTCTGCTGGATGGGCGGGCATACACTATTTATACCCAGGGAATAGTAGGCCGTGCAGACTCAGTTGCCTTTGGCGCGGCGGTGTTAACCAATAACTTGTTGATTAAAACATCCCAGTAG
- a CDS encoding DUF4397 domain-containing protein: protein MNTRIKVLFFIAAAGACWASCKKSNDAPASTSTVTAFVDVVNVSSANVNFYINGTRFNNTTTFYPGGSLGYLTVPAGTKNYSFKVDGASTPFYNKPFQADSASDHTIYIAGQNSDDVFSTLDTLVLDTDSAKKATYARVRFVNASASAGNMSFILRGTTGTVPIDTPWKTNIAFKTSTEFTRIKQGVHYIGIYRAAYPTLPKVDTVTLTAGKIYTFYGYGTALPAGNAGILVGLFNSGSE from the coding sequence ATGAATACCAGGATAAAGGTTTTGTTTTTTATTGCGGCAGCAGGCGCCTGCTGGGCATCCTGTAAAAAGAGCAACGATGCTCCTGCCAGTACGTCAACGGTTACGGCTTTTGTTGACGTGGTAAATGTATCAAGCGCCAATGTTAATTTTTATATAAACGGTACGCGTTTTAACAATACAACAACTTTTTATCCGGGCGGTTCGCTCGGTTATCTTACTGTGCCTGCCGGTACTAAAAATTACTCATTTAAGGTTGATGGCGCTTCAACGCCGTTTTATAACAAACCTTTCCAGGCCGATTCGGCATCAGACCACACCATATACATAGCCGGCCAAAACAGCGATGATGTATTTAGTACCCTTGATACCCTGGTACTTGATACTGACAGCGCAAAGAAAGCCACATACGCCAGGGTAAGATTTGTGAATGCCTCGGCCAGCGCAGGCAATATGAGTTTTATATTAAGAGGAACTACCGGAACGGTGCCGATAGATACCCCCTGGAAGACAAATATCGCTTTTAAAACGTCGACTGAGTTTACCCGTATTAAACAGGGTGTTCATTACATTGGTATATATCGGGCGGCTTACCCCACTTTACCTAAAGTTGATACAGTAACTTTGACCGCAGGTAAAATTTATACCTTTTATGGGTATGGAACGGCTTTGCCGGCCGGAAACGCTGGTATTCTTGTAGGTTTATTTAATAGTGGCAGTGAATAA
- the dnaN gene encoding DNA polymerase III subunit beta, with protein MRFIVSTTTLLKQLQAVSGALSNSTVLPILENFLFEIKEGNLTISATDLQTSMTTSLTVEAKENGRIAIPSRILLETLKSLPEQPVAFSVDDQTFAIEINAGDGKYKLSGENGEDFPKIPVVENASSVNLPASVLAEAINKTIFAVSNDELRPAMTGVYCQLSTQHLTFVATDAHKLVRYRRKDAKAASTTAFILPKKALTLLKSALPNDDVNVSVEYNSTSAFFKFNHINLVCRLIDERYPDYEAVIPQNNPNKLTIDRLTFLGSLNRVAIYANKTTHQVRLKINGSELNISSEDIDFANEAHERLTCQYEGDDMEIGFNARFLIEMLKNLSCEEVSLEMSTPNRAGLLLPQGGDENEDVLMLVMPVMLNSYA; from the coding sequence ATGAGATTTATTGTTTCTACCACAACTTTACTCAAACAACTGCAGGCAGTAAGCGGTGCTTTAAGCAACAGCACTGTTTTGCCTATACTGGAAAACTTTTTGTTCGAGATAAAGGAAGGAAACTTAACCATTTCGGCAACAGACCTGCAAACCAGCATGACCACTTCCTTAACTGTTGAAGCTAAGGAGAATGGCCGTATTGCCATACCATCGCGTATTTTGTTAGAGACCTTAAAATCGTTACCGGAGCAGCCGGTGGCTTTTTCGGTTGATGACCAAACTTTTGCTATCGAAATAAACGCCGGTGATGGTAAATACAAACTAAGCGGCGAGAATGGTGAAGATTTTCCGAAGATCCCTGTTGTCGAAAACGCATCGTCAGTAAACCTGCCGGCATCTGTTTTGGCCGAGGCTATTAATAAAACCATCTTCGCGGTAAGTAACGATGAACTGCGCCCCGCCATGACGGGCGTTTACTGCCAGTTAAGCACACAGCACCTTACTTTTGTAGCTACCGATGCCCACAAGCTGGTACGTTACCGCCGTAAGGACGCCAAAGCTGCAAGCACTACCGCGTTTATATTGCCTAAAAAAGCGCTAACGCTACTAAAATCGGCATTGCCAAACGATGATGTAAACGTATCTGTGGAGTATAACTCAACCAGCGCGTTTTTTAAATTTAACCATATTAACCTTGTTTGTAGGTTAATAGATGAGCGTTATCCTGATTACGAGGCTGTTATTCCTCAGAATAATCCTAATAAATTAACTATCGACAGGCTTACCTTTCTGGGCTCGTTAAACCGTGTGGCTATTTATGCCAACAAAACAACCCACCAGGTAAGGCTTAAAATAAATGGCAGCGAGTTAAACATATCATCAGAAGATATTGACTTTGCAAACGAGGCTCACGAGCGTTTAACCTGCCAGTATGAAGGTGATGACATGGAAATTGGCTTTAACGCAAGATTTTTAATAGAAATGTTGAAGAATTTAAGTTGCGAAGAAGTATCTTTGGAGATGTCGACTCCAAACCGCGCCGGCTTACTGCTGCCACAGGGTGGTGATGAAAATGAAGATGTGCTGATGCTGGTTATGCCGGTGATGCTCAATAGCTATGCTTAA
- the gldG gene encoding gliding motility-associated ABC transporter substrate-binding protein GldG gives MLSILKKEITSYLSSLVAYVTIGVFLLVLGLFLWVFPDSSILDYGYAGLDSLFSTAPYLFMFLIPAITMRSLAEERKEGTFELLFTRPLKDWEIVLGKYFACLLIVLFALLPTLIYYYSVSILGTPQGNIDTGAVIGSYIGLFLLGAAFAAIGLFASSITKNQIIAFTIAVFLCFFFYSGFDSLSQMLSLQDLGLQSLGITQHYQSVSRGVLDTRDLVYFLLVASAFIWLTLFILIKQRQKQLNTTVMVGLISAFILIGIIAQFAFTRFDFTTEKRFTISPISRKIINDLSKPVKITVYLQGSGLPAGMKRLQGAARDMITDLKAYSHGNIQFEFVDLLSTIKKLPDDKQKEAYEDYESKGVVGQNISFKTDDGVSQKLIFPEAVVKSGDKEVVVNLVQTRIGSSDEEQINISVQNLEYAFTSAIKKAVSGGKPQIGFTEGHHELTDVQLNDAMKSLSDGFEVGRLNLATIPFKALQNIKLLVIPKPDRKFTELEKFKLDQYIMRGGKVLWTIDQVSAELDSLRGHGGEQMSFPKQLNLDDQLFRYGVRINYDLIADMSCSPIPVSTGEVGGQAQIQMLPWLYYPLFMPYSKHPIVKNLDAIHSEFASTIDLLDTKNVKKTILLASSPYNKKISAPHILSLQALEQEPNPKDFQGTPKTVAVLLEGKFASDWRNRPLPDSLGEAVAIMPESVPTKMVVISDGDILKNQIGSDGSPYPLGYDHYTQQSYGNKTLLLNIADYMTDDSGLIALRTKEIKIRLLNRARIRNEKLYWQLVNTVGPLALVLICAIFQHYIRKRKYAH, from the coding sequence GTGCTTAGCATCCTCAAAAAAGAAATAACATCATACCTCAGTTCGTTGGTGGCTTACGTTACCATTGGCGTTTTTTTACTGGTTTTGGGTTTGTTCCTTTGGGTATTTCCTGATTCCAGCATCCTGGATTACGGTTATGCCGGCCTCGACAGCCTGTTTAGTACCGCGCCCTACCTGTTCATGTTCCTGATACCGGCCATCACCATGCGCTCGCTGGCCGAGGAACGTAAAGAAGGAACATTTGAACTGCTTTTTACCCGCCCGTTAAAAGATTGGGAAATTGTGTTGGGTAAATACTTTGCCTGCCTGCTCATTGTACTGTTTGCACTACTGCCTACGCTCATTTATTACTACTCGGTAAGTATACTGGGTACGCCACAAGGCAATATTGATACCGGCGCAGTTATAGGCTCGTACATCGGGTTGTTCTTGTTGGGGGCAGCGTTCGCCGCTATAGGTTTGTTTGCATCGTCTATCACCAAAAATCAAATTATTGCTTTTACCATTGCAGTTTTCCTGTGTTTCTTTTTTTACAGCGGGTTTGATTCCCTGAGCCAGATGCTATCATTGCAAGATCTGGGCCTGCAAAGCCTGGGTATAACCCAGCACTACCAATCGGTAAGCCGTGGTGTGCTGGATACGCGCGATTTGGTTTACTTTTTATTGGTGGCCAGCGCTTTTATATGGCTTACCTTGTTTATACTGATAAAGCAGCGGCAAAAGCAGCTAAATACCACGGTTATGGTTGGTTTAATATCGGCTTTTATATTAATTGGTATTATAGCGCAGTTTGCCTTTACCCGGTTTGATTTTACTACCGAGAAACGCTTTACCATATCGCCCATCAGCAGGAAAATTATAAACGATTTATCAAAACCGGTAAAAATTACGGTTTACCTGCAGGGCAGTGGTTTGCCTGCCGGGATGAAACGCCTGCAAGGTGCCGCCCGCGATATGATAACCGATTTAAAGGCTTATAGCCATGGCAATATCCAATTTGAATTTGTCGATCTGTTATCAACTATCAAAAAACTGCCCGATGATAAGCAAAAAGAAGCTTATGAGGATTATGAATCTAAAGGGGTGGTAGGCCAAAACATCAGCTTTAAAACTGATGATGGCGTATCGCAAAAGTTAATATTCCCCGAGGCTGTTGTAAAATCGGGCGACAAAGAAGTGGTGGTTAACCTGGTACAAACCCGTATCGGATCGTCAGATGAGGAGCAGATCAATATCTCGGTTCAAAACCTGGAGTATGCCTTTACATCGGCCATAAAAAAAGCGGTAAGCGGCGGCAAACCGCAGATTGGTTTTACCGAAGGCCATCATGAGCTTACCGATGTGCAGCTGAATGATGCCATGAAATCGCTGTCGGATGGTTTCGAAGTGGGTAGGTTAAACCTGGCTACCATTCCGTTTAAGGCGTTACAAAACATTAAACTATTGGTTATCCCAAAACCCGACCGTAAATTTACCGAACTGGAGAAGTTTAAGCTCGACCAGTACATTATGCGCGGCGGCAAAGTGCTGTGGACGATTGACCAGGTAAGCGCCGAGCTGGATAGCCTGCGCGGCCACGGCGGCGAGCAAATGTCGTTCCCCAAGCAGCTTAACCTGGATGATCAGCTGTTTCGCTACGGAGTGCGCATCAATTATGATTTGATTGCCGATATGAGCTGTTCGCCCATCCCGGTAAGTACCGGCGAGGTTGGCGGCCAGGCGCAAATCCAGATGCTGCCCTGGTTATATTACCCGCTGTTTATGCCCTATTCTAAACACCCCATAGTAAAAAACCTGGATGCGATACACAGCGAATTTGCCAGCACTATTGATTTGCTGGATACCAAAAACGTTAAAAAAACTATCCTGCTGGCATCATCGCCCTACAATAAAAAGATAAGCGCGCCACATATCCTGTCGTTACAGGCGCTGGAGCAGGAGCCAAACCCTAAAGACTTCCAGGGCACGCCCAAAACGGTTGCCGTATTGCTGGAAGGGAAGTTTGCATCCGATTGGCGCAACCGTCCGTTGCCCGATAGTTTGGGCGAGGCCGTAGCCATTATGCCCGAAAGTGTGCCCACCAAAATGGTAGTGATAAGCGATGGAGACATTTTGAAAAATCAGATAGGCAGCGATGGTTCGCCGTATCCGTTAGGTTACGACCATTACACCCAGCAAAGTTACGGCAACAAAACCCTGCTGCTTAACATTGCCGATTACATGACCGACGATTCGGGCCTTATTGCCCTGCGTACCAAAGAGATTAAGATCCGCCTGCTTAACCGTGCCCGCATCCGCAACGAAAAATTATACTGGCAACTGGTAAATACGGTTGGCCCACTTGCTTTAGTGTTAATATGTGCTATTTTTCAACATTATATCCGCAAGCGGAAGTATGCCCATTAA
- a CDS encoding response regulator: protein MCRLLIIDDNPIEHLILQRMIDSGNLFQHVSHSSDARVQIESLRENSSFNDKLPDLIFLDLHMPDFNGWEFLKHFKELIPLFNKTVDVYIVSSSIDPRDFSRSKNYPFVKSFVSKPLSKQTLNDTYLRYSAA, encoded by the coding sequence ATGTGCCGGCTTTTGATAATTGATGATAACCCGATTGAACACCTGATTTTACAGCGGATGATTGACTCCGGCAATCTCTTTCAACATGTTTCACATAGCTCGGATGCCCGGGTGCAAATTGAATCGCTTAGAGAAAACAGCAGTTTTAACGATAAGCTTCCCGATTTGATATTTTTAGATCTTCATATGCCCGATTTTAACGGATGGGAATTTCTGAAACACTTTAAGGAGTTAATTCCACTGTTTAACAAAACGGTTGATGTGTACATCGTATCATCGTCAATTGATCCCAGGGACTTTTCAAGATCAAAAAATTATCCGTTCGTCAAATCCTTTGTTTCAAAACCTCTTAGTAAACAAACTTTAAACGATACCTATTTAAGGTACTCCGCAGCGTAA